One window from the genome of Oscillatoria sp. FACHB-1406 encodes:
- a CDS encoding rhodanese-like domain-containing protein, translating to MSEVSTSNPAIPQISVEELAQRRIESDRALQLIDVREPQEIAIACLPGFEVLPLSEFAEWSGDILTRFDPQVETLVICHHGVRSAQMCYWLRTQGFSDVKNIVGGIDAYSACIDSTIPQY from the coding sequence ATGTCGGAAGTATCAACCTCAAACCCAGCCATTCCTCAAATTTCTGTGGAAGAACTCGCGCAGCGCCGGATCGAGAGCGATCGCGCGTTACAATTGATAGATGTCAGGGAGCCACAGGAAATCGCGATCGCTTGCCTTCCCGGCTTTGAAGTGCTGCCGCTGAGCGAATTCGCTGAATGGTCTGGGGACATTCTTACCCGTTTCGATCCCCAAGTCGAAACCCTCGTTATCTGCCATCATGGGGTGCGCTCGGCGCAAATGTGCTATTGGTTACGGACGCAGGGTTTTAGCGATGTTAAAAACATCGTTGGAGGAATTGACGCTTATTCAGCCTGCATCGACTCGACCATTCCCCAATATTAA